The sequence GGTTTGAGTTAGGAGAACAATATGAGCTATGCATTCCCGGGCACCTTCCCTGGTCGCCGTATGCGCCGAGTGCGCCGTCATGATTTCAGTCGTCGGCTGGTTGCTGAGAATCAGCTGACAGTCAATGATTTGATTTATCCGGTGTTTGTCATGGAAGGACACAACCATCAGCAGGCCGTTTCGTCCATGCCGGGAGTCTCGCGTATGACGATTGATTTGTTGGTGAAAGAAGCTGAGGCCATTGCCAAGCTTGGCGTCCCGGTCATATCGTTATTCCCGGTTATTGAACCAGGTATGAAATCATTACATGCGGAAGAGGCCTATAACGCGAATGGTTTGGTGCAGCGGACGGTTCGTGCACTAAAAGACGCGGTGCCAGAATTAGGTATTCTGACTGATGTCGCCCTCGATCCGTACACAACCCATGGGCAAGATGGTGTGATTGATGCTGATGGTTATGTCATCAACGACATAACCAAAGAAATTTTGGTTCGTCAGGCATTGTCACATGCAGAGGCTGGCGCTGAAATTGTTGCCCCGAGTGATATGATGGATGGCCGTATTGGTGCTATTCGCGATCAGTTGGAGTTGCAAGGATGGGTTAATACGCAAATCATGGCGTATTCAGCAAAATATGCTTCGTGCTACTACGGCCCATTCCGTGATGCCATTGGTTCCAGCAATAATTTGAAAGGCGGCAATAAAAAAGCGTATCAAATGGATCCCGCAAACAGTGATGAGGCTTTACAAGAGATTGCTCAGGACTTACAGGAAGGGGCCGATATGGTGATGGTCAAACCTGGGATGCCATATCTGGATGTGGTTCGTCGGGTGAAAGACACCTTTGGGGTTCCGACCTTTGCTTATCAGGTTTCTGGTGAATATGCGATGCACATGGCTGCAATCCAAAATGGCTGGTTGCAAGAGAAACCGACGGTAATGGAGTCTTTACTGTGCTTTAAACGCGCGGGTGCGGATGGCGTATTAACCTATTTTGCAAAGCAAGTAGCCCAGTGGTTACATGACGATCAAATGCAGCGTTAATTCTTTTGTTATCGCTAGAAACTGGGTATTAGTCATTAAGTTGCAAGGTAGGTACTGAGATACCTACCTTGAATTCAGTAAATTAAGCATTTTACTGTTTTTCGAACTGACGATTATCCAGGCTTTGTAATACCTGACTATTAAG comes from Yersinia canariae and encodes:
- the hemB gene encoding porphobilinogen synthase, whose product is MSYAFPGTFPGRRMRRVRRHDFSRRLVAENQLTVNDLIYPVFVMEGHNHQQAVSSMPGVSRMTIDLLVKEAEAIAKLGVPVISLFPVIEPGMKSLHAEEAYNANGLVQRTVRALKDAVPELGILTDVALDPYTTHGQDGVIDADGYVINDITKEILVRQALSHAEAGAEIVAPSDMMDGRIGAIRDQLELQGWVNTQIMAYSAKYASCYYGPFRDAIGSSNNLKGGNKKAYQMDPANSDEALQEIAQDLQEGADMVMVKPGMPYLDVVRRVKDTFGVPTFAYQVSGEYAMHMAAIQNGWLQEKPTVMESLLCFKRAGADGVLTYFAKQVAQWLHDDQMQR